DNA from Bacteroidota bacterium:
CAATACAATTAGAATACCGACAATTAATGAGCGAATTAAGCGCGCGGTACTTGGGCGCAAACTTCCGCCAGAGCGGGAATCATTATTACAGTTCCTCAATAGTTATGATGTGATTCTTTGTATCGGAGAATACACGTATCCTCATATTGAACGCTGGATCACTGATGAAATAAAAGCGAAATGTCATATCGCAATTGTCAACTCAATTGTTCAAGTGCCCGAGAATTATGATCGCTATAATAAATCGCAAAAGTATAATTTCATCTCAGGCTTTCAAAAAGAAGAAGTGGCGTTTGAACTGAACGGCTTTACAAATTTCGGACATTCGTTTTTTCCGCTTTCAATTGCCTGCAATCACGAAAAAGCTTTGTGGAAGCCACATACCACAGGTTCGAAACGGATTGGTATTTTCACCCGTCTGACGCCAAATAAACCGATAGATCTTTTTTTGTTTGCCCTGCATCTACTCAAAGATAAAGTAACGGATATTGTTCTTAACGTCTATGGGAATGGCGATCCTGTTGCGTTAGGATTTACCAGAAGCGTAGAATACCTTGCGCTTAATAAAAACGTAGTATTTAAAGGGCATCAGGCAGATTTAACCGAAACCGCGCTCAGAGACGATCTTGATTTAGTTTGGTTTCATGGATATCATGCAACGCCGGGAGGTTTTGCAAGTTTCGACCTTTCAAGTATAGGTATTCCCCAGATTTTTTGGAACTTCACACCCGATTCCGGGGAGGCAGATCAAGATGTATTTCCGATGTATTCAAATCTTAAGGATTTTGTGGAAGACTCGTATAAGATATTGCAGAACCCTCAATATGCATCGGATTTGGGACAGAGGCAATTTGATTACATCACTGAAAAAAGAAATATCAGAAAAAATGTCTTTTTGCTTGAGGCCATACTCGGGTAATAATTAATTGGGATGGGATCAATCTTTGAAGATTACTAATAATTAACAACAATAACATGACAGCATTTACTGCAGAACTGGTCAAAAGTATCATTACGAACAGCAATAATAAATACGAAACACACCAGGATGGCTGGTTTGTGAGTCACAATTATTTTATAAGGGAAAAGCAGGCGGCCGGTAATTTTTGGGATAAACAGATTCAGAAGCGAACATCAAAATACTACACAAGTAAAAATTCTGTTGAGAATACGCTTTACGGACTGTTCAGGCAGGCGACAGATATTGCAGCATACGAATATCTGTATAATGTCCTTGGGGATGACTACTCAAAAAAAAGATTAATAGAAGTAGTTACTTTCAGGATTATGGGACCAAAATATTTTCGTTTGAGCCTTGAAAATGAAGCATACAATAATTTTCATGTTGAATTGAATGCACTTCAGGATAAAAATCAGACACTAGAGGTAAAGTATAATAACTGGAAATTATATTTATACGAGTTTGTTTTCTATAATAAACCTGTGAAATGTTATTTCACAACTATGGGTATTGTTACAATATTTAAAGTGGAACAGTATGCTTATAAACCCCAATCCATTGCAGTAGAAGATAATGATGTAGTGATTGACGGGGGCGCCTGTTGGGGAGATACAGCACTATATTTTGCCAACAAAGCAGAAAACACAAAGGTTTTCGCATTTGAGTTTGTGCCATCCAACATTGAGCTTTTCAATAAAAATATTGCATTAAACCAAAATACCAATATTGAATTGGTAAATCTTGCGCTTTCGGGTGAATCCGGGAAAAGTTATAATATCATTGACAATGGTGCTTCAAGTTATTTTACGGAAGAAAAGACTGACAACAGCATAACCATCAGTACTACTTCAATTGATGATTTTGTGGACACTCATAAGGTTACAAAACTTGATTTTATTAAACTGGATATCGAGGGTGCCGAGCTGGACACATTAAAAGGTGCAATAAACTCAATAAAAAAATTCAGACCAAAACTCGCGGTGGCCGTGTATCATAATCCGGTTGATTTTTATGAAATTCCGGAGTTCATTATAAAACTTAATCTGGGATATGAACTGTATCTTGACCATTTCACACCAAATAATACAGAAACAATACTCTTTGCAAAAGTTAAAGATGCAAAATGATGTTAACGACTGACCGATATAAGAACGGAGATCGATGGGGATTTATAAAAAAATAACTGGTAAGCTGGGGCGCATAGCAAGCCGGCTTAAGCAATTTGCAATTGTAGCTGCGTATAATGGTATCCGAAGGCCATGGTCTGCGATGCGTTTTACGCGCCGACTGTCAGAGCATAATGCAGATCCAGCCTATCTTACAAAATACAGTGATGTTACCAGAGATATTGAGATACTTGATCGGGATTTCGATTTGGAAGAGGTGGTTTTTGCATGCTATTTCACAAAAAGAATCGATCCGCAGTCGGGTATACTGCGATCCATTCCCGATATAAATTATATTAGTCCATGGTACAAGAGCATTAAAAAGCTTGAAATAAACGGCATCATTATACATGATGGGATTGATGAGGATTTCATTAAGCAATATGAAACCGATAAAATTCAGTTCAGAAAGTATACCGCAGGTAAATATGCAATCTTTGATGAAAGATGGATGCTTTATTACCTGTTCATCTCAAAGACAAACATCCGGCGGGCGTTTTGCACCGATATTAGCGATGTTTATATTACGGCTGATCCCTTTGTTCAGTTCAATAAAGATGAGGTTTTCTACATTGGGCGCGACAACGCTAATAAGATCAGACAGTCAGGATGGATGCTCGCAGAAATAGATATTTATATGAAAAATTCAGGATTTACACCTCCTGCATCTTTCTATTTTCAGCCATTGTATAATGTTGGTATTGCTGGAGGAAGCCGCAAAATAATGCTATTCTTTTTATCAAAGGTAATTGAGTATATCCTGCTCACAGAAACAGAACGCTACAAAGAAATGACGATTTTCAACCTTGTGATCCATAAATATTTTTATCCTAAACTGAAATATAGCGACAAAGAGCCGGTTTTCACGGATCCGGAAAATGACCAGGCCGCGTCAAACGCCCATTTGTTTTCAGGTTTTCCGCTTAACAGCGCGTTTAAAAAATTTGACAATGACTCTAAAGCTGTTTTTATACACAAATAGTTTGCAAAAAAATGAATCATAATGCATCACCGCATATAACTGTTATTATCCCGTGCTACAACCACGGCACTTTTCTTCCTGAAACATTGGCATCAGTTATGTCACAAGATTATCGGCCTTTTGATGTTATCATTATCAATGATGGCTCAACAGACGAAACAACACTGAAGGTACTTGGGCAACTAGCCACACAGGAGCGTATCACGGTGTTAAATATTGAAAATGGCGGACCCAGCATTGCGCGTAATCAGGCACTAAAAAATGCAAAAGGGGAGTACCTTGCTCTGATTGATGCCGATGACAGGATGCTCCCGGGCTTTCTCTCATCCTCGGTACGCAGCATACTTAAGCTCCCGGAAGCGGCAGTTGTTTATGGCAATTATCGCCACTTTGGTGAGAAAAATAATTTGATGGTGCAACAGGCATTTGATATCACCAGACAGCTAATGTACAATCAGATTGCCTTATGCGTTCTTATGAGAAAACAGGCATTAATTGATGCCTGTGGGTTTGATGAGTACCTTAGTAAGTTAGGCCTCGAAGATTGGGATCTGTGGCTGACATTGTACGAAAAAGGATGGAAATTTATTCATGTTAATGAAATATTGTTTGAAATACGGGTTAATTACGCTAGCCGAACATATGAAGTGGCAAATAGAAATATCGACCATCTAAAATCTTACATTTATAACAAGCATGCAATGCTACTGTCTCAGAATTATTTTAATTTATACCATGAAATCAAAAACATAAAAAAATCATTCGATTTCAGGATTGGCAACTCAATACTTAAAATTCCGCGAATAATTAAGAGGTGGATATGTGGAAAAAAATAGCTAAATAGTAAAAGGAGAATGATTATATTTATTTTCTTTAATAATAATTATATTATTAATAGTTGGAAATTAATTTCAGTAACCCTTTTCAGGTTCCTCAAATAGTTTGAAAATAAAGGTCACTGACAGCTTAATTTATTAATATTTGAAATTATAGTGATGAGTAATATACTGAAAATTGATATTGATGACAACCGAATTTACGGACTCGATATTTTACGATGCCTTGCAATATTATTTGTAGTAGTCGGACATGGGAATCTTCTTCTTCCTAAATCCATTAGCCAATATATAGAGATAATCGTTTTCGACGGGGTTAGTATTTTCTTTGTTTTAAGTGGCTATTTGATTGGAGGTATTTTTACAAAGAATCTGGAAAAGCAGGGTGCATCTTTCCGCTCATTATTTAATTTTTGGAAAAGGAGGTGGTATAGAACACTACCAAACTATTTTCTTATTTTGATTATCCTTACAGCATTGTCGCTGATATTTGCCGATAATATTACCGTGCGAGGTATTAACCGGTATTTTTTCTTTTCACAGAATCTTTATTATGCTCATCCAAGTTGGTTTTTCCCCGAAGCCTGGAGCTTGAGTGTAGAAGAGTGGTTTTATCTTCTGATACCAATTTTTATTTTTGGACTAGCGATGCTTAAGGTTTTTAATAACAAGGGATCCATTCTATTTACTGCACTATCAATTTTAGTCGTAGTTACCGCATTCAGAATGTACCGGTTTTACAGCATGAGCGAAATTGGTGTAAATGACTGGGACCTTTTATTTAGGAAACAGGTCTTTACAAGGCTGGATTCACTAATGTATGGAGTAATAGGTGCGTACATTGCTTTTTACAGAAAAGAACTTTGGCTGCGATATAAACTGCCATTATTCCTTTTAGGTATTTCAATTCTTCTTTTTAGTCAGTTTTCTACTCCCAGACTCGGTTTTGTAATGTATACCTATGTTTTCAGTTTTTCTGTTAATTCATTGGCAACCCTGTTCCTGTTGCCATTATTAAGCGATTTAAGTAAGGGAAAGGGGTTGCTTTTTAAAATTGTAACATACATTTCGTTAACGTCGTATTCTATGTATCTAATACACCTTTCGCTAATTCAGAATTGGATATTGAAGAATATTGATATGTCTTCTTTAGCAGAATTGGGCACAATTTTGAAGTATTGTATTTACTGGATTCTAACGATTGTTATGTCAATCCTTATTTACAAATACTATGAGGTTCCAATGACGAAATTAAGGGATAAGTTTGCAATAAAACGTCGGTAGATTAAACTTCTTATCGCATGCAAAATTGTCGCTGTGAATTGATAATAAATATCAAATGTTTAGGATTCAAGAATCTAAGAGTTTATTTTATTATCAATTGAAACGCGGAAAACAAATCGTTGACTTTCAGAAACTGCATACGTTGTATGGTTAAACAAGAAGTTTAATGAAGGACGCAGAATTCTATCCAATCTTCAACATTGGTCACCAATGTTCCCGCGCCCATTGCAATGCAGGACTTGGCGCCGGGAATGCCTTCACCTTTATTGACCATAATTTTCAAAAACAACGATTTACATTCAACCAGCTGGAGGCAAACAGCAACCGCTTTGCAAATGCATTGTCTGACTTGGGCTTTGGCGAAAAAGATATCGTGGTTTCATTCTTACCCAAGTGCCCCGAAACATTTTTTTCCTTTATCGGGATTTTAAAAATAAATGCAATCGCCGGGTCATTGTTTTCAAATTTTGGCGAACAGGCACTCATCGACCGCCTTGGTGATTCCGGAGCGAAGGCTGTAATTACCAAAAAGAGCCTTTATAAAAAGATTGTCCGCATTCGCGAAAAGCTTCCTTCATTAAAATATATTTTTATCACCGACATTGATAAACACATTGATGAAACGGTTTTAAGCTATCGGCAATTAGTCAACAATGCTTCCGATGTTTTTGTTGTTCCTGAAACAGCTCCCGATTGCCCGTCGGTACTGCATTATACATCCGGCTCAACCGGTAAGCCGAAAGGAGTGCAACACCTCCACCGTGCTCTGAATACAATTCGTGAATCAGCCAAAGAAATACTGCAGCTTACTTCCGATGACATTTATTGGTGTACTGCCGATCAGGGCTGGGTTACCGGAACATCATACGGTATTATTGGTCCGTGGAGCCTTGGCGTGAGTCAGATTCATTTTGGCGGAACATACGATGCTGCGGCATGGATGCAGCTCCTGCAGGATGAATCGGTGACAGTGTGGTACACCGCACCCACCGCGCTCCGTATGCTGATGATAGAAGACGAAGAATTATTTAAAAAGTATGACCTGTCAAAACTGAAACATATTTTCAGCGTGGGCGAACCACTCAATCCCGAAATTAATCTTTGGGCACAAAAAGTATTGGGAAAAGAAATTTATGATACCTGGTTTCAGACGGAAACCGGCAGTATTATGATTGCCAACCGCCCCGGGCAAACAATTATTCCCGGATCTATGGGAAAGCCATGGGGCGATATCAATGCCGCTATTTGCGATGATGAGGGCAATGAACTTCCTGTAAGAAAAGCCGGCAATCTCTGCCTCAGGCTCGGTTGGGATTCCATGTTTGCCATGTATCTCAACAATAAAGAGGTTTATGAAAATAAATTCAGAAATGGATTTTATTACTCAGGCGATTTGGCGTATAAAGACGAAAAGGGATATTTCTATTTTATGAGTCGCAATGATGATATCATCAATACTGCCGGGCACCTCATCAGCCCTTTCGAAATTGAAAGTGCGCTGCTCGCAATGGATGAGGTGGCCGAGTCGGCAGTGATTGGTGTCCCGGATGAATTACTCTGGGAGAAAATTATTGCCTTTGTGAACATCAAAAAACAGTTTATCTGGAATGAGGATATTGAATTGAAAATTAGAATATATTTGTCGAATAAGCTCTCCACCATTGCCACACCAAAAGAAATAATCCCGATTGACGTTATTCCTAAAAACAGAAGCGGGAAAATATTACGACGGGTGCTCAAAGCAAAATATCTGGGCGAGGATGCCGGCGATGTATCAACAATGGATGATCAAAACAGTATATAAATGACCACACTCGAAGAACTGAACGCCATTTTTTGCAATGTTTTTGACGACGAAGACATTGTAATATCACGCGAAACTACTGCGAATGATATAGATGGATGGGATTCTCTTTCACACATGAATCTGGTGGTTTCAATAGAAAAGCATTATAAGGTGAAATTCAGTACTGCCGAAATAATGAGCTGGAAAAATGTCGGTCAGATGTTTGAAGCTGTCAATAGTAAATTGTAACACTAAAATCAGCGCACCTTTTAACGATTAAGAATACCGGAAAATGCTTTTTACATCTTTTACGTTTGCGCTGTTTCTAGCGATTGTTTTCGCGGTATATTGGTTTATTTTAGGCAAAAGTCATGTCGCTCAAAATATTTTTCTCGTTTTTACCGGCTATGTCTTTTACGGCTGGTGGGACTGGCAGCTTACGCTACTGCTTTTTCTGGTCAGTATTTCAAATTATTGGTTTGCATTACTGATAGACAGGGCCGATAGCCCTTCCAACAAAGGAATGTTATGGCTCTCACTCATTTTCAATATTGGAATACTGGCATTTTTCAAGTACTTCAACTTTTTTATCGACCCCTTCATCCATGTGCTTTCTTCAATAGGAATAAGCGCTCACCGCGAATCGTTGCGCATTGTTTTGCCAATTG
Protein-coding regions in this window:
- a CDS encoding glycosyltransferase family A protein, producing the protein MNHNASPHITVIIPCYNHGTFLPETLASVMSQDYRPFDVIIINDGSTDETTLKVLGQLATQERITVLNIENGGPSIARNQALKNAKGEYLALIDADDRMLPGFLSSSVRSILKLPEAAVVYGNYRHFGEKNNLMVQQAFDITRQLMYNQIALCVLMRKQALIDACGFDEYLSKLGLEDWDLWLTLYEKGWKFIHVNEILFEIRVNYASRTYEVANRNIDHLKSYIYNKHAMLLSQNYFNLYHEIKNIKKSFDFRIGNSILKIPRIIKRWICGKK
- a CDS encoding acyl carrier protein, translated to MTTLEELNAIFCNVFDDEDIVISRETTANDIDGWDSLSHMNLVVSIEKHYKVKFSTAEIMSWKNVGQMFEAVNSKL
- a CDS encoding acyltransferase yields the protein MSNILKIDIDDNRIYGLDILRCLAILFVVVGHGNLLLPKSISQYIEIIVFDGVSIFFVLSGYLIGGIFTKNLEKQGASFRSLFNFWKRRWYRTLPNYFLILIILTALSLIFADNITVRGINRYFFFSQNLYYAHPSWFFPEAWSLSVEEWFYLLIPIFIFGLAMLKVFNNKGSILFTALSILVVVTAFRMYRFYSMSEIGVNDWDLLFRKQVFTRLDSLMYGVIGAYIAFYRKELWLRYKLPLFLLGISILLFSQFSTPRLGFVMYTYVFSFSVNSLATLFLLPLLSDLSKGKGLLFKIVTYISLTSYSMYLIHLSLIQNWILKNIDMSSLAELGTILKYCIYWILTIVMSILIYKYYEVPMTKLRDKFAIKRR
- a CDS encoding FkbM family methyltransferase, which produces MTAFTAELVKSIITNSNNKYETHQDGWFVSHNYFIREKQAAGNFWDKQIQKRTSKYYTSKNSVENTLYGLFRQATDIAAYEYLYNVLGDDYSKKRLIEVVTFRIMGPKYFRLSLENEAYNNFHVELNALQDKNQTLEVKYNNWKLYLYEFVFYNKPVKCYFTTMGIVTIFKVEQYAYKPQSIAVEDNDVVIDGGACWGDTALYFANKAENTKVFAFEFVPSNIELFNKNIALNQNTNIELVNLALSGESGKSYNIIDNGASSYFTEEKTDNSITISTTSIDDFVDTHKVTKLDFIKLDIEGAELDTLKGAINSIKKFRPKLAVAVYHNPVDFYEIPEFIIKLNLGYELYLDHFTPNNTETILFAKVKDAK
- a CDS encoding AMP-binding protein, with the protein product MKDAEFYPIFNIGHQCSRAHCNAGLGAGNAFTFIDHNFQKQRFTFNQLEANSNRFANALSDLGFGEKDIVVSFLPKCPETFFSFIGILKINAIAGSLFSNFGEQALIDRLGDSGAKAVITKKSLYKKIVRIREKLPSLKYIFITDIDKHIDETVLSYRQLVNNASDVFVVPETAPDCPSVLHYTSGSTGKPKGVQHLHRALNTIRESAKEILQLTSDDIYWCTADQGWVTGTSYGIIGPWSLGVSQIHFGGTYDAAAWMQLLQDESVTVWYTAPTALRMLMIEDEELFKKYDLSKLKHIFSVGEPLNPEINLWAQKVLGKEIYDTWFQTETGSIMIANRPGQTIIPGSMGKPWGDINAAICDDEGNELPVRKAGNLCLRLGWDSMFAMYLNNKEVYENKFRNGFYYSGDLAYKDEKGYFYFMSRNDDIINTAGHLISPFEIESALLAMDEVAESAVIGVPDELLWEKIIAFVNIKKQFIWNEDIELKIRIYLSNKLSTIATPKEIIPIDVIPKNRSGKILRRVLKAKYLGEDAGDVSTMDDQNSI